One Nycticebus coucang isolate mNycCou1 chromosome 7, mNycCou1.pri, whole genome shotgun sequence genomic window, acaaaataaataaataaataaataaagttacaaagcttttgaactaaATTTAGGGGGAAAGctcttttgtgtatattttaacctttattttctacacatttatacataaaatatacctaaaatataGCATATAGTCCACATAAAgacagaataaatataaaatttgttcTAAACTGATATTATTAAATATCTATAagtgagcaatttttttttttgtcctccaATTTCAATAATCCTGAGgggttctggttttttttttgtggtttttggccagggctgggtttgaacccaccacctccagcatatgggaccggcgccctactccttgagccacaggcgccgcccctgttgtttgttttttgagacagagcctcactatgttgcccttggtacagtgccgtgggtcacagctcacagcaacctcaaactcctgggcttcaatgattctcttgcctcagcatcccaagtaggtgggactacaggtgcccaccacaacacccagctattttttcttctttttttttttttgcagtttttggccaggactgggtttgaacccaccacctccagcatatggggccggagccctaccctttgagccacaggagccgccccgcccagctatttttttgttgtaattgtcattgttgtttagcaggcccaggccaggttcgaaccttccagccctggtgtatgtggccagcagcctaaccgctgagctacaagcgctgagccaaaTAATCCTCCTTTGACATCAGTTCCACTTTACTCTCCTCTATCCTTCTttggcacagagtctcactctgttgcccaggcaggactgcagtggcacaatcatagctcactgtaaccttgaactgcTAGGagtaagcaattctcctgcctcagcctcccaagtatatggactatacaggtgcatgccaccatgcctagctaattttttaattttttgtaaatgaggtctctctgtgttgcccaggctggccttaagGGATCttcctatttcagcctcccatagtgctaggattacaggcatgagccaccacgcccagactttggcacagatttttttttttttttttgtgagacaaagtcactttgttgcccttgatggagtgctatggcatcacagctcacagcaacctcaaactcttgggcttaagcgattctcgtgcctcagtagctgggactacaggtgcccaccacaatgcctggctatttttgttgttgttgttgttgcagttgtttctcgccggggctgggtttgaatccaccacctgcggcatatggggctggctccctactcctttgagccacaggcaccgcccactttgGCACAGATTTTTAAGGCATATGAAACTTAACAAGGTTAAGTGTAAAGTTAAACAGGTAGAATCAAAAATTGAATTCCAAGTGGAAGGTGAGGAAAAGGAGTTTGGCCCCAGTGCCTATGAAGAGCACCTGATGGTTTTAGTGGGCCACATGAACTTTGTTACTATTCTCAACtacacacacattaaaaaaaaaaaggccaggctgatggctcacacctataatcccagcactttgagaggcccagATGAGGGACTcattaaggccaggagttcaagaccagcctaggcaaccccatctctacaaaaaaataaatacaaataactagccagggcggcgcctgtggctcagtgggtagggcaccggccccatacatcaagggtggtgggttcaaacccggccccagccaaactgcaacaaaaaaatatccgggcattgtggcgggcacctgtagtcccagctactctggagactgaggcaaaagaatcccctaagctcaggagttgaaggttgctgtgagctgtgtgatcccaaggcactctaccgagggcaataaaatgagactctgtctctacaaaaaataaataaataataaaaatctaaaataaataactagccaggggcggtgcctgtggctcaaaggagtagggcaccagccccatataccggaggtggtgggttcaaacccagtcccggacaTCTTTGTGTCAACCCTTAAGATTACCTCAGGGACCAAGATGGCTGCTGTTGTGCCAGGCTTCACATTCCTATTAGCAGGATGGCataaaggcaaaagagaaaaaagtgttcAGAGGTTTGAAGGATCCTTTATGAACCTTTTTGCCTTGTGACCTTTGGTGTGGCAACAGGGTCCCCACGGGAAGAATACCTACTGAGCATTAAGCCTGGTGCTCAGAAGAATGGGAGTCACCTCAGAGGGTCAAGCCTGAGGCTGGCTAAGGGGAATCAGTGAAAAAGGCTTGAGGGAAATGAGGAGCCAGGGGGATGGAGACCAGGAGTGGGGGGTGGTAGATCTTGTCTGCCTGTGACAGTACTGATGGTGTTATAACCCCCAGCTAGCACCTGCTGCTACCCACTTTCCAGAACACGGTCACAAGTTCTTACTTACCTGTAAGGGAGGCTGAGAAATGTGTCCTTACCGCCAGTCATTCTAatcattcagtattttttttttttaaataagtgacACTATTTAGATTTTTATTCAAACTTTCAAATTCTTGGTTCCTTCATCTTATAAATTTagagactttttgtttgtttgtttgtttgtttgtttttatggccagggctgggtttgaacctgccacctccggcatatggggccagtgccttactcctttgagccacaggtgccacccatcattCAGTATTTTTAATATCCCTCCGGGCATTAGAGAGTGATGAAGAGCTCGAGTTTTAAAGCCAGACAGGATTTAAATCCTGAACTCTGGGCTTATTAGGAGACTTTGAGTAAGTTGCTTATTCCCTCTGGGTATCTTAATAGATCGATCCTCATCCCACCTAGAGATGAGGGGTCCTTGCAAGGATGTGTACCTCCTTCTCTTTCCCATGATAAGCAGTCACTAAATGTTAGCTGATAACCCCTGGAGAAGCACAGACACCACGGCCTGCAAACTTCCACCCCAATCACCTTCCTAATGAGAACCATAGCACAAGCAGGTTTACCTGGGTCTACACTTCTCCAAGGAATACTCAAGggatttgtacatttttttgttaTTCTCTGCCCTCCCAGCCCAGTTAAGTGGGAGAAGTAGATCATTTGTTCTATGTTAAAAGGGTTAACCCCACAGCCAAAGATGGTCAGGGCTGGGAGCGCTTAAGCCCTTGGCCTTTGTTTATTCCTATTTACCCTGCAGAAAGTCTGGCTAAATTGGGGTCCTGAGGCACTGGTGCAGAGTTgccgggggtgggtggggtgggttcTTTATAAACAATGATTCTCAGTCAACATCTGCCATCCCCCTCTTATTCGCCAGTCATGGCGGCCATCATGACTCCCCATGGCTCTGTGGCTGTACCTGCACACATACCTCTACCCTTACCCAAGACATGTCTATTTCCCTACATATCCACAAACCCAGCCACAAATTGTCCTATATTCTCAGCCCACCTACAAGGTCATTCCAGATGCTCAGGACCTTGCTCTGCAGGTACCTATGACATCACTAGCTATCCATATCCTCCTGTGACCTCACTAAATGGACAGCTCAGCCAAGCTGGGCTGTGGCCACTCCCTCAAACCACAAGTGGCAAAGGGCATAGATGACCACCGAGCCCTCGGGGGACAATGGAGCTGCCAGCAGCCCCACACCTGGCTCTCCTGAGGCCTCCCTGTCCAACAGCAGTCCTACAGACAGCACAATAGGGACATCCCAAGATGAGGTGTCCCCCCCTACAGATGTCTTGGTGTCAGAGAGCAGCCCTGCTCAGGTGTCAGACAGCAGCCCTGATGAATCCACTGGACAGGAGGATGCAGATCAGGCCTCTCTCAAGACAGTCATATCCATGTCTGGAGATACATACCAGGATGAAATTGCTCCTGGCGGGAGCCAGGAAATGCCTAAAAAGATGAcatttctgtttcccaggcaAGAATCAGTTGGCCTGCAAGTGTCCACGAGCCTcccgaacccagcctgggacagggcAGTTGAAGACTCAAGGGCAACTCACAGTATGGTGGCTCTCCCATATCACTCCCTGAGCAAGGAAAAGATACCCCAAATGGAGGGCGTTTCCAACACGAAGCCAGAATTAGCTCCATATGCCCCAAGTACTGAGGGCTGGGTAGACTCTGAGTCTACCCAAAGTCCAGAGCTTCAGCCCACTGTGAATGATACGGATACATCCACTATTGACACCCAAGATCAGCCTGACCCTCAGGCCACCAGTACCACCAATGATGCTGAGAAGAAAACTGGGAGTCCAAAGGCCTTACACTTCGACACCAAAATTTTGTCATCAGATGAGTTCCAGACAGTGACAGAGGAGGATGTGGTGAACAACTCAGGAGAATGGCAGGCACAGTCTTACTCTCCCTCCCCAGAAGGCAGTGTCTCCCTATTGTCCAGCCCCCAGGAGGTGGCCCTGGAGAGGACGCCCCTGGATCCCAACCTGTACATGGCCAGTGAGGAGAACAACTACATGAGATCCATGACCAGCTTGCTGGGCGGGGGTGAGGGTTCTATCAGCTCCCTGGCAGACATCCTGGTGTGGTCTGAGACCACCGTGGGCATGGGCATGGCCACAGGCTTCCTGGCCTCTGGCCGCAGCACTGTGGCAGATATACTGCACCTCCCGGGGCCCAGCCTGCGTTCAGTCTCCAGCATCCTGGGCAGCGCGAGCTCAGCCTTTTCCTCTGGGCTGGCTTCTGGCACCGGCTCGGCCTTACGCTCTGTCACCCATATGCTAGAGATGGTGGAGCGGAGGACTGTGGAGGGCATCCGCTCTGCCATGCGCTACCTGACCAGTCACCTCACAACACGCCGGGCCCATGCTGGCCCTAATTGTGATTAGACTCCTACACAGCAACCCCTGAAAGACTGGCTCAGTGGCCTCCACAGATCCACAGAGGACACTCAGGCCTTGTTCCCTTGCCTATACCTGCCCTGGATGGCTCCCCAACCCAAGCAATAAATCACCAGCGAGCGTTTATTTTCTAAGCGCCAGCCTCCTCCCTTGTCCATGCAGTGGGCACCAGGGTGAGAGGACCAAAGAATCAGGGTATTGTGCAAACCCAGTGTCCCCTGAGAGCTTCTGATTGTTCTGTTCAGGGGCTGGGGACAAAAGTGTAGAGAGAAGAGCCAGAGGGCTGGTGTGGGGGGGTCTCAGACCTGCAAAAACTCATCCTCTCTGGACCTGCAGCCAGGTAAGCTCCAGAGGCCTAAGACCAGGGCCTTCCCCAGGGCCCAGGTTGGCCTGGTCAGCTCAGGCTGAAAGTCCGGAGAGGGTGGTGAGGATTTGAACACAGGTTCAAATCCTAGGCCAGCGTTGCCCAGGGCAAGTCACGTCACTGTGAGCCCTCTCAGCTGCAGAGAGGAGAGAATAAATTCGCACCATGATGTTTTaaagggcactttttttttttttttttgtagagacagagtctcattttatggccctcggtagagtgccatggcatcacacagctcacagcaacctccaactcctgggcttaagcgattctcttgcctcagcctcccaagtagctgggactacaggcgcccgccacaacacccagctattttttggtttcagttcagccggggccgggtttgaacccaccaccctcggtatatggggccagcgccctaccgactgagccacaggcgctgccccctcacACCATGATGTTTTAAGATGATAGGGAAACAACTTAGGCCATATGTAGTATCTGGCACTTAAGAAGCCTACAAatttcaggggtggtgcctgtggctcaaaggtgtagggcaccaaccccatatgccggaggtggcaggttcaaacccagccccggccagaaactgcaaaaaaaaaaaaaaaaaagaagcctacAAATTTCAGCTGCCATTATTAACCTCCAGTAGGCTGGGGACATGCTAGAAGCAGGGATCTAGGTAGGTTGACCAACTATCCTGGTTTGCCTTGGACTAAGGGGTTTCCAGGATGTG contains:
- the TEX44 gene encoding testis-expressed protein 44, whose translation is MTTEPSGDNGAASSPTPGSPEASLSNSSPTDSTIGTSQDEVSPPTDVLVSESSPAQVSDSSPDESTGQEDADQASLKTVISMSGDTYQDEIAPGGSQEMPKKMTFLFPRQESVGLQVSTSLPNPAWDRAVEDSRATHSMVALPYHSLSKEKIPQMEGVSNTKPELAPYAPSTEGWVDSESTQSPELQPTVNDTDTSTIDTQDQPDPQATSTTNDAEKKTGSPKALHFDTKILSSDEFQTVTEEDVVNNSGEWQAQSYSPSPEGSVSLLSSPQEVALERTPLDPNLYMASEENNYMRSMTSLLGGGEGSISSLADILVWSETTVGMGMATGFLASGRSTVADILHLPGPSLRSVSSILGSASSAFSSGLASGTGSALRSVTHMLEMVERRTVEGIRSAMRYLTSHLTTRRAHAGPNCD